In one window of Bradyrhizobium sp. AZCC 1721 DNA:
- a CDS encoding ABC transporter ATP-binding protein translates to MVVLSTHRLGARFGSREVLRNVTLPPCHGGEVVAVIGPNAAGKSTMFRRLAAILPGPGECRLEGVRDRERAIAYMPQDQTASAVLTVFESVLLARKQVSGWRLERSDLVAVDQALAALDMGDLANEILSELSGGQRQLVGLAQCLVREPQVLLLDEPTSALDMHRQLEAMRQVRSLAHDDGMLVLIALHHLDLALKFADKVAILFNGTLHDFGTAADVLTPENLAATFRIRARVESCSQGKPHLIVDDAI, encoded by the coding sequence ATGGTAGTGCTGAGCACGCATCGCCTCGGCGCTCGCTTCGGATCACGCGAGGTACTGCGTAATGTGACGCTTCCGCCCTGTCATGGCGGCGAGGTGGTGGCCGTCATTGGACCGAATGCTGCGGGCAAGTCGACAATGTTCCGGCGCCTCGCAGCCATTCTTCCGGGGCCCGGCGAGTGCCGGTTGGAAGGTGTGCGCGATCGCGAGCGCGCCATCGCCTACATGCCTCAGGACCAAACGGCAAGCGCAGTGCTGACGGTATTCGAATCCGTGCTTCTTGCGCGCAAGCAGGTCAGTGGCTGGCGCCTGGAGCGGTCTGATCTGGTGGCGGTGGACCAGGCGCTAGCAGCGCTCGACATGGGCGATCTTGCCAATGAAATCCTTTCCGAGCTGAGCGGTGGACAGCGCCAGCTCGTCGGGCTTGCACAATGTCTCGTGCGCGAACCGCAGGTGCTGCTCCTGGATGAGCCGACCAGCGCGCTGGACATGCACCGCCAGCTGGAAGCGATGCGGCAGGTGCGCAGCCTTGCGCATGACGACGGCATGCTCGTGCTGATCGCGCTGCACCATCTCGACCTGGCACTGAAATTCGCCGACAAGGTCGCTATCCTCTTTAATGGAACGTTGCACGATTTCGGCACGGCGGCTGACGTCCTGACACCGGAAAACCTTGCCGCAACCTTTCGCATCAGGGCACGCGTGGAATCGTGTTCGCAGGGCAAGCCACATCTGATCGTCGACGACGCGATCTGA
- a CDS encoding MFS transporter — MTNTSAALRGFGPAFVLLFGLQFISMGAMEMSGPFWPIQIKVLSPSDSVFGLAGVGVYVGPMIGVSLTSAFWGRMGDRYGNRLMMVRALGGLAVTQLLVAVAQDVWTIIALRFVQGACAGYIAPAQAYGVQITGGKDRASLFAWLQVATNVGSLGGAFLGGLILDRFPFAAINLTAGAICALCAAVAWLSLPVPTPAAVAASPGSAGTAGPKASTGAPIVAVLALMGMLLASRMVLQVPFSLYMTQVFGAPHWVAGFTYGLLACGFVVAAPLWARLFENRAPSYVLGGNVLISAACVLVTHLAGGAGSVAVFALLYFIWGALLGGTTPVLLALISVTVANDRQGSVLGLAQASQQAASASGIIAGVAVTQFFGFEAAFPLVATLYALSFLSALGIWLKISRSTQKGSRS; from the coding sequence ATGACAAACACTTCCGCCGCGCTTCGCGGCTTCGGACCGGCTTTTGTTTTGTTGTTCGGGCTGCAATTCATTTCCATGGGTGCCATGGAAATGAGTGGTCCATTCTGGCCGATCCAAATCAAAGTGTTGAGCCCTTCCGACAGCGTCTTTGGACTCGCAGGCGTTGGTGTCTACGTTGGCCCGATGATTGGCGTGTCGCTGACCAGCGCCTTCTGGGGGCGAATGGGCGATCGCTACGGCAATCGGCTGATGATGGTTCGGGCGCTCGGCGGTCTCGCGGTCACGCAACTGCTTGTTGCCGTTGCACAGGATGTCTGGACAATCATCGCGCTGCGTTTCGTGCAGGGCGCCTGCGCCGGCTATATCGCTCCCGCGCAGGCCTATGGCGTGCAGATCACCGGCGGGAAGGATCGCGCCAGCCTCTTCGCCTGGCTTCAGGTTGCCACCAATGTGGGGTCGCTGGGTGGCGCTTTCCTGGGCGGGCTCATTCTCGATCGCTTTCCTTTCGCCGCAATAAATCTGACCGCCGGGGCAATTTGTGCGCTGTGCGCTGCCGTTGCCTGGTTGAGCCTGCCCGTGCCGACGCCAGCCGCTGTAGCCGCCAGTCCCGGAAGCGCGGGTACCGCAGGGCCCAAGGCGTCGACCGGTGCTCCCATCGTAGCTGTTCTTGCGTTGATGGGGATGCTGCTTGCCAGCCGCATGGTCCTGCAGGTTCCCTTCTCACTGTACATGACCCAGGTATTTGGCGCCCCGCACTGGGTCGCCGGCTTCACCTATGGGCTGCTCGCGTGCGGCTTCGTCGTGGCCGCGCCGCTATGGGCGCGGCTCTTCGAGAATCGAGCGCCATCCTATGTGCTGGGCGGGAACGTGCTGATTTCGGCCGCGTGCGTTTTGGTTACACATCTGGCGGGAGGCGCGGGCTCGGTTGCCGTATTCGCGCTCCTGTATTTTATCTGGGGCGCGCTTCTTGGCGGAACGACGCCGGTCCTTCTTGCGCTCATTTCTGTAACCGTGGCTAATGATCGGCAAGGTTCGGTTTTGGGCCTTGCGCAAGCTTCCCAGCAGGCTGCGTCCGCGAGCGGCATCATTGCCGGCGTCGCGGTCACCCAGTTCTTTGGTTTCGAAGCCGCTTTCCCGCTCGTCGCCACGCTTTACGCCTTGTCATTTTTGTCGGCTCTCGGCATATGGCTCAAAATTTCGCGCTCCACTCAAAAAGGAAGCCGATCATGA
- the aceE gene encoding pyruvate dehydrogenase (acetyl-transferring), homodimeric type, which produces MKVADAQDLDPQETREWLDALSAVRGHRGNERAEFVVNTMLDAARRGGLQVEQSLTTPYCNTIPPHQQPALPGDRAIEHKLRSIIRWNALAIVLRANKESSELGGHIASFQSAATLYDIGFGHFWHAPTDAHGGDLIFVQGHCSPGIYARAFLEGRLSEEQLLGFRQETGGKGLSSYPHPWLMPDFWQFPTVSMGLGPLLAIYQARFLKYLQNHKLADTSNRKVWAFMGDGETDEPESLGAIALAGRENLDNLIFVINCNLQRLDGPVRGNGKIVQELESVFRGAGWNVIKVLWGSGWDRLLEKDKSGLLLKRMEECVDGEYQDFKSKSGAYIREHFFGKYEELKQLVADMSDDEIWKLARGGHDPEKVFAAYAAAVKHKGQPTVILPKTVKGYGMGESGEGQMIAHQAKKMTQDALRGFRDRFQVPVADEDLAKVPFIRLPEDSPEMKYFRTQRERLGGSLPQRRRKSVSLQIPPLSTFQRLLDSTGDREISTTMAFVQMLGTLVRDKAIGKHIVPIVPDESRTFGMEGMFRQLGIYSSVGQLYRPQDADQLMYYREDKSGQVLQEGINEGGAMSSWIVAATSYSTNNVPMIPFYIYYSMFGLQRVGDLAWLAGDMRARGFLLGGTAGRTTLNGEGLQHEDGHSHVLAGTIPNCISYDPTFAYEVVTIVREGMRRMYEAQEDVYYYITLMNENYPHPSLAEAGKGAEEGILKGLYLLKTGGETPKKGLRVQLVGSGTILREVIAAADLLKADFGVTADVWSATSFNELRRDGMAAERWNLLHPTEPRRKSWVETQLEGHPGPVVASTDYMRNYPDQIREYVQAAGRRYVVLGTDGFGRSDYRVKLRKFFEVDRHYVVVAALKALADDGAIKPALVAEAIAKYQIDSGRAAPWTV; this is translated from the coding sequence ATGAAGGTCGCGGACGCGCAAGATCTGGATCCGCAGGAAACCCGGGAGTGGCTGGATGCCTTGTCGGCAGTCCGAGGACATCGCGGCAATGAACGAGCCGAGTTCGTCGTCAATACGATGCTCGACGCCGCACGCCGTGGCGGGCTTCAGGTAGAGCAGTCGCTGACAACGCCCTACTGCAACACGATCCCGCCGCATCAGCAGCCGGCGCTGCCGGGTGATCGCGCGATCGAGCACAAGCTTCGCTCGATCATCCGGTGGAATGCTCTCGCCATCGTTCTGCGCGCCAACAAGGAAAGCTCGGAGCTTGGCGGTCATATCGCGAGCTTTCAATCAGCGGCCACACTCTACGACATCGGATTCGGCCATTTCTGGCACGCGCCGACGGACGCGCATGGCGGCGATCTGATTTTTGTTCAGGGGCATTGCTCGCCCGGAATCTACGCGCGCGCCTTCCTCGAGGGACGGTTGAGCGAGGAGCAACTCCTCGGCTTCAGGCAGGAGACCGGCGGCAAGGGCTTGTCGAGCTATCCGCACCCATGGCTCATGCCGGACTTCTGGCAGTTCCCGACGGTGTCGATGGGGCTGGGACCGCTGCTGGCGATCTATCAGGCGCGGTTCCTGAAGTACCTTCAGAACCACAAGCTGGCCGATACATCGAACCGCAAGGTCTGGGCCTTCATGGGCGACGGCGAGACGGACGAGCCGGAATCGCTCGGCGCGATTGCGCTCGCTGGACGCGAAAATCTCGACAATCTGATCTTCGTCATCAACTGCAACCTCCAGCGGCTCGACGGGCCCGTTCGCGGCAATGGCAAGATCGTTCAGGAGCTCGAAAGCGTTTTCCGGGGTGCCGGGTGGAACGTCATCAAGGTGCTGTGGGGCTCGGGCTGGGATCGCCTGCTCGAAAAGGACAAGAGCGGATTGCTGCTGAAGCGCATGGAGGAGTGCGTCGACGGCGAATACCAGGATTTTAAGAGCAAGAGCGGCGCCTATATCCGCGAGCACTTCTTCGGCAAGTACGAGGAACTGAAGCAGCTCGTCGCCGACATGAGCGACGACGAGATCTGGAAGCTCGCGCGCGGCGGCCACGATCCGGAGAAGGTGTTTGCGGCTTATGCGGCGGCGGTGAAGCACAAGGGCCAGCCGACGGTCATCCTGCCGAAGACCGTCAAGGGCTACGGCATGGGCGAGTCCGGCGAAGGCCAGATGATCGCGCATCAGGCGAAGAAGATGACGCAGGACGCGCTGCGCGGCTTTCGCGATCGCTTCCAGGTCCCTGTCGCCGACGAAGACCTTGCAAAAGTCCCTTTCATCCGTCTGCCGGAAGACAGTCCGGAGATGAAGTATTTCCGGACGCAGCGCGAACGGCTCGGCGGTAGCCTGCCGCAGCGCAGGCGCAAGTCCGTGTCCCTGCAAATTCCGCCGCTGTCGACGTTCCAGCGGCTGCTCGACTCTACGGGCGACCGCGAAATCTCGACCACGATGGCGTTCGTGCAGATGCTCGGCACCCTCGTGCGCGACAAGGCGATCGGCAAGCACATCGTGCCGATCGTGCCGGACGAATCCCGTACCTTCGGTATGGAGGGCATGTTCCGCCAGCTCGGCATCTATTCGTCGGTCGGCCAGCTCTACCGGCCGCAGGACGCCGATCAGCTCATGTATTACCGCGAGGACAAGAGCGGGCAGGTTTTGCAGGAGGGCATCAACGAAGGCGGCGCGATGTCGAGCTGGATCGTTGCCGCGACGTCCTACAGCACGAACAACGTGCCGATGATCCCGTTCTATATCTACTACTCGATGTTCGGTCTGCAGCGCGTTGGTGACCTCGCCTGGCTCGCGGGCGACATGCGTGCCCGCGGATTCCTGCTCGGCGGCACCGCCGGCCGCACCACGCTCAACGGCGAAGGCTTGCAGCATGAGGACGGCCACAGCCACGTGCTTGCCGGCACCATCCCGAACTGCATCTCCTACGATCCGACTTTTGCCTATGAGGTCGTTACGATCGTGCGCGAAGGCATGCGCCGCATGTATGAGGCGCAGGAGGACGTTTACTACTACATCACCCTGATGAACGAGAACTATCCGCATCCCTCGCTCGCCGAGGCAGGCAAGGGCGCGGAGGAGGGAATTCTCAAGGGGCTGTATCTCCTGAAGACTGGCGGAGAGACGCCGAAGAAAGGACTTCGCGTCCAGCTCGTCGGCTCGGGCACGATCCTGCGCGAGGTGATCGCGGCCGCCGACCTGCTCAAGGCCGATTTCGGCGTCACCGCCGACGTCTGGAGCGCGACCAGCTTCAACGAACTGCGCCGTGACGGCATGGCCGCGGAGCGCTGGAATCTGCTGCATCCGACCGAGCCGCGCCGCAAGAGTTGGGTGGAGACGCAGCTCGAGGGACATCCCGGTCCGGTCGTGGCGTCGACCGACTACATGCGCAACTATCCCGACCAGATCCGGGAATACGTACAGGCCGCCGGCCGTCGCTACGTCGTGCTGGGCACGGACGGTTTTGGCCGCAGCGACTATCGCGTGAAGCTCCGAAAATTCTTCGAGGTCGACCGGCATTACGTCGTCGTCGCGGCGCTCAAGGCGCTTGCCGACGATGGCGCGATCAAGCCGGCGCTCGTGGCCGAGGCCATCGCCAAATATCAAATCGACTCCGGGCGTGCTGCGCCCTGGACCGTGTGA
- a CDS encoding dihydrolipoyllysine-residue acetyltransferase has product MSGLIDIKVPDIGDFKDVPVIEVFVKPGDKVKAEDPLVALESDKATMEVPSPREGVVRSVVVKVGDKVSEGTVIVQFVGAGAEQAEARPVVSAPPSPVSAPAGVAEVRVPDIGDFKDVPVIEIFVKPGDSVKAEDPLIALESDKATMEVPAPLAGTVREIKVKTGDKVSEGSIILSLATGAAPLQADIPPVSLPASSPATAAGTAVVGGLDEKSFALAYAGPAVRKLARELGVDLGKVKGSGNHGRILREDVEAFGKGEAPSARPQAAAASGGGVGGIDLLPWPKIDFAKFGPVERKELGRIKKISAANLHRNWVVIPHVTTHDEADITELEQFRVKMNKELEKSGVKLSLLPFMVKAAVATLQKFPEFNASLDGDALVYKNYWHIGFAADTPNGLMVPVIRDADKKSVPEIAKEMNALAKLAREGKIKPDQMQGGTFSISSLGGIGGIYFTPIINAPEVAIMGVCKGYWKQHSSDGKTSDWRLTLPLSLSWDHRVIDGAAAARFNVYFASVLADLRRVLF; this is encoded by the coding sequence ATGAGTGGTCTGATCGATATCAAGGTGCCCGACATTGGTGACTTCAAGGACGTCCCCGTGATCGAGGTCTTCGTCAAGCCCGGCGACAAGGTGAAGGCCGAAGATCCGCTGGTCGCGCTGGAGTCCGACAAGGCGACCATGGAGGTGCCGTCGCCTCGCGAAGGCGTGGTGAGGTCGGTGGTCGTGAAAGTTGGCGACAAGGTCAGCGAAGGTACCGTGATCGTGCAGTTCGTGGGTGCGGGCGCGGAGCAGGCCGAGGCGCGCCCGGTCGTCAGCGCTCCGCCGTCGCCTGTCAGCGCACCAGCGGGTGTCGCGGAAGTCCGAGTTCCCGATATCGGCGACTTCAAGGATGTTCCCGTCATCGAGATATTCGTGAAGCCCGGCGACAGCGTGAAGGCGGAGGATCCGCTGATCGCGCTCGAGTCGGACAAGGCGACGATGGAAGTGCCGGCGCCGCTCGCGGGCACCGTGCGCGAGATCAAGGTCAAGACCGGTGACAAGGTCAGCGAAGGCTCGATCATCCTATCGCTCGCAACCGGGGCGGCACCTCTGCAGGCCGACATCCCTCCCGTGTCGCTGCCTGCGTCCTCGCCAGCCACCGCCGCAGGAACGGCGGTGGTCGGCGGCCTTGACGAAAAAAGCTTCGCGCTCGCCTATGCCGGTCCGGCCGTGCGCAAGCTGGCGCGTGAACTGGGTGTCGATCTCGGCAAGGTCAAGGGCTCGGGGAATCACGGCCGTATTCTGCGTGAAGACGTCGAGGCCTTCGGCAAAGGCGAGGCACCCTCTGCCAGGCCGCAAGCAGCAGCCGCAAGCGGAGGCGGCGTTGGCGGCATCGACCTTCTGCCCTGGCCGAAGATTGATTTCGCCAAATTCGGACCGGTCGAGCGCAAGGAGCTCGGCCGCATCAAGAAGATTTCCGCGGCCAATCTTCACCGCAACTGGGTCGTCATCCCGCACGTCACGACCCACGACGAGGCTGACATCACCGAGCTCGAGCAGTTTCGGGTGAAGATGAACAAGGAGCTTGAGAAGAGCGGCGTAAAACTCTCGCTCCTGCCGTTCATGGTCAAAGCCGCGGTAGCGACGCTGCAAAAATTCCCGGAATTCAATGCCAGCCTCGATGGCGACGCGCTCGTCTACAAGAACTACTGGCACATCGGCTTTGCCGCGGACACGCCGAACGGCCTGATGGTGCCTGTCATCCGCGATGCCGACAAGAAATCGGTGCCGGAAATCGCCAAGGAGATGAACGCCCTCGCCAAGCTCGCGCGCGAAGGCAAGATCAAGCCCGACCAGATGCAGGGCGGCACGTTCTCGATCTCCTCGCTCGGCGGTATCGGCGGCATCTATTTCACGCCGATCATCAACGCGCCCGAAGTTGCGATCATGGGCGTCTGCAAGGGGTACTGGAAGCAGCACTCCTCCGACGGCAAGACATCGGACTGGCGGCTGACGCTACCGCTGTCGCTGTCCTGGGATCACCGCGTCATCGATGGCGCCGCGGCGGCGCGCTTCAACGTCTACTTCGCCAGCGTGCTCGCCGATCTGCGGCGCGTGCTGTTCTGA
- the lipA gene encoding lipoyl synthase has translation MTVVLDLLNNDPRPKRRPDVPRHPEKANRPDTPILGKPAWIRVKAPGSAEWVETKRIVRENKLVTVCEEAGCPNIGECWSKKHATFMIMGDTCTRACAFCNVRTGLPGPLDVDEPVKVAEAVTKLGLEHVVVTSVDRDDLADGGAAHFAATIAAIRAASPGTTIEILTPDFLRKAGALETVVAAKPDVLNHNLETVPSKYLTVRPGARYFHSIRLLQRVKELDGEIFTKSGIMVGLGESRNEVLQLMDDLRSADVDFLTMGQYLQPTRKHHAVVSFVPPDEFDAYEKVAYTKGFLMVSAAPLTRSSHHAGEDFRRLRERLRQQAASRVGARSRPHDASGHLRG, from the coding sequence ATGACCGTTGTACTTGATCTCCTCAACAACGATCCGCGACCGAAGAGGCGGCCCGACGTGCCGCGTCACCCCGAGAAGGCAAACCGCCCCGATACGCCCATCCTAGGCAAGCCTGCATGGATTCGCGTGAAGGCGCCCGGCTCCGCCGAATGGGTCGAGACGAAGCGCATCGTGCGCGAGAACAAGCTCGTGACCGTCTGCGAAGAAGCAGGCTGCCCCAACATTGGCGAGTGCTGGAGCAAGAAGCACGCGACCTTCATGATCATGGGCGATACCTGCACGCGCGCTTGCGCGTTCTGCAATGTGCGCACCGGCCTGCCCGGCCCGCTCGACGTCGATGAGCCGGTCAAGGTCGCAGAGGCGGTAACAAAGCTCGGGCTCGAGCACGTGGTCGTTACCTCGGTCGATCGCGACGACCTTGCCGACGGAGGCGCCGCGCATTTCGCTGCGACGATTGCTGCCATCCGCGCAGCAAGCCCGGGTACGACGATCGAAATCCTGACCCCAGACTTTCTGCGCAAAGCGGGCGCACTCGAAACGGTCGTCGCAGCGAAACCCGACGTGCTCAACCATAATCTGGAGACGGTACCGTCGAAGTATCTGACAGTGCGGCCCGGTGCGCGCTACTTCCATTCGATCCGGCTACTGCAGCGCGTGAAGGAACTCGACGGAGAGATCTTCACCAAGTCCGGGATCATGGTCGGCCTTGGCGAAAGCCGGAACGAGGTGCTGCAACTGATGGACGATTTGCGTTCCGCCGACGTCGATTTCCTGACCATGGGCCAGTATCTGCAACCGACGCGCAAGCACCACGCAGTTGTAAGCTTCGTGCCACCTGACGAATTCGATGCCTATGAGAAGGTCGCCTACACCAAGGGCTTTCTGATGGTATCGGCCGCGCCGCTGACGCGCTCGTCACACCACGCGGGCGAAGACTTCCGCAGGCTGCGCGAGCGCCTGCGGCAACAAGCAGCCTCGCGGGTGGGAGCCCGGAGCAGGCCGCACGACGCCTCCGGGCACCTTCGAGGATAA
- a CDS encoding ABC transporter substrate-binding protein, translating to MTKHRSLLHAAVTAIVLIALLPPAAFAGESRPTQAQAPLTVTDIAGREVTLNAPVKRMLLGEGRQLYLIASLEPQDPLAHVVAWRTDLIAADPATYAQYLKVFPELAKLPSFKGQEDSLIDIESAIIQKPDVVLLNLEAMQANRDANYIEKLAALNIPVVYVDFRHRPLENTEPTIRLLGRIMGREARAEEIIVFRRQAMAAVADVLAARQPKRPKVFVERIGGYSQDCCLSFGAENFGEYVELAGGHNIGSDIIPSTFGQISPEQVIVADPVHVVVTSADWQAYVPGGHWIPLGPGADPRLTRKKLEWFTTRDAYTGIAAKKARNFHGIWHQFYNSPYEFFAVQQLAKWFHPDLFANLDPNATFAEYHRRFLPIDYRPGYSISLSDSP from the coding sequence ATGACCAAACACCGATCGCTGCTGCATGCCGCGGTGACGGCTATTGTTCTGATCGCTTTGCTTCCCCCAGCAGCATTTGCCGGCGAATCCAGACCGACGCAGGCACAAGCGCCACTTACCGTCACTGATATCGCGGGCCGCGAGGTGACGCTTAACGCGCCCGTCAAGCGCATGCTTCTGGGCGAAGGCCGGCAGCTCTATCTCATCGCATCGCTCGAACCCCAAGATCCTCTGGCCCATGTGGTTGCCTGGCGCACCGATCTGATCGCGGCCGACCCGGCCACTTACGCGCAGTATCTCAAGGTGTTTCCCGAGTTGGCGAAGCTTCCTTCCTTCAAGGGCCAGGAGGACAGCCTGATCGACATCGAATCGGCGATCATCCAGAAGCCTGATGTCGTGCTGCTCAATCTTGAAGCCATGCAGGCCAACAGGGATGCCAACTACATCGAGAAGCTCGCGGCGCTGAACATACCGGTTGTTTATGTCGATTTTCGCCACCGTCCTCTGGAAAACACCGAGCCGACCATTCGGCTTCTGGGCAGGATCATGGGGCGCGAGGCGCGCGCTGAGGAGATCATCGTGTTCCGTCGACAGGCCATGGCTGCGGTTGCCGACGTCCTTGCCGCCCGACAACCGAAGCGCCCCAAGGTGTTCGTCGAGCGGATCGGTGGCTACTCGCAGGATTGCTGCCTGTCTTTTGGCGCTGAGAATTTCGGAGAATATGTCGAACTCGCTGGCGGCCACAACATCGGCAGCGATATCATTCCTTCGACCTTCGGGCAGATCAGCCCCGAACAGGTTATCGTCGCCGATCCCGTGCATGTGGTGGTTACCAGCGCCGACTGGCAAGCCTATGTGCCCGGCGGCCACTGGATTCCGCTCGGACCAGGGGCGGATCCTCGCCTGACGCGCAAGAAGCTCGAATGGTTCACCACGCGCGATGCCTATACCGGTATCGCGGCAAAGAAGGCGCGGAATTTTCACGGCATCTGGCACCAGTTCTACAATAGTCCATACGAATTTTTTGCCGTCCAACAATTGGCAAAGTGGTTCCACCCTGACCTGTTCGCCAATCTGGACCCCAATGCAACCTTTGCCGAATATCATCGTCGCTTCCTGCCCATCGACTACCGGCCCGGCTACAGCATCAGCCTTTCCGACAGCCCGTGA
- a CDS encoding FecCD family ABC transporter permease, producing the protein MTDRPTEALTLAGRDAYQALSIRRWVVLIVLVVGVCIALVGDLATGPARYGLGEVVRTLVLPAEADAQMRVIVWSIRMPSALMGVVVGMALAIGGAQMQTILNNPLASPFTLGISAGASFGAALALAFGVALIPMAGDYIVAANAFVVAMATALLIHLASLRRGASIQMIVLLGIALVFSFNTALAITQYFAAEQAVAAIVFWTMGSLTKATWPKLAITALVVGVTLPVFLRRRWQLTALRLGEARAASFGIPVRRLRLETLILVSLLSAIPVAFVGTIGFIGLVGPHIARMMVGEDQRFLLPASALTGALIMSLSSILTKIVVPGAVLPIGIVTSAIGLPVFLYLILRSGRDIW; encoded by the coding sequence ATGACAGATCGTCCTACTGAAGCACTGACATTGGCCGGACGTGACGCCTATCAGGCGCTCAGCATCAGGCGGTGGGTCGTTCTCATTGTGCTGGTGGTCGGAGTTTGCATCGCACTGGTCGGCGACCTTGCGACCGGACCGGCCAGGTACGGGCTTGGAGAGGTGGTGCGCACGCTCGTCCTGCCGGCAGAGGCGGATGCGCAGATGCGCGTCATCGTCTGGTCGATCCGCATGCCGTCGGCCCTCATGGGCGTCGTGGTCGGCATGGCGCTTGCCATCGGCGGCGCTCAGATGCAGACCATCTTGAACAATCCGCTGGCGAGCCCTTTCACGCTGGGCATTTCCGCCGGTGCAAGCTTCGGCGCGGCCCTGGCGCTCGCCTTCGGTGTCGCGCTGATTCCCATGGCAGGCGACTACATCGTCGCGGCCAATGCTTTCGTCGTGGCCATGGCAACCGCCCTCCTGATCCATTTGGCCAGCCTTCGGCGCGGAGCCTCGATCCAGATGATTGTGCTTCTGGGCATAGCGCTGGTTTTCAGTTTCAATACGGCGCTCGCTATTACCCAATATTTCGCCGCCGAGCAGGCCGTCGCGGCCATCGTCTTCTGGACCATGGGCAGCCTCACCAAGGCAACATGGCCCAAGCTCGCCATCACCGCACTGGTCGTAGGTGTCACCTTGCCGGTCTTTCTGCGCCGCCGGTGGCAGTTGACGGCCTTGCGCCTTGGCGAGGCGCGCGCGGCGAGCTTCGGCATTCCCGTTCGGCGCCTGCGGCTCGAAACCCTGATCCTTGTCTCGCTTTTGTCGGCGATCCCCGTCGCGTTTGTCGGCACGATCGGTTTTATCGGTCTGGTAGGTCCGCACATCGCCCGCATGATGGTCGGCGAAGACCAGCGCTTCCTGCTGCCCGCGAGCGCACTGACTGGAGCGCTGATCATGTCGTTGAGCTCGATCCTGACCAAAATCGTGGTACCCGGCGCCGTCCTGCCGATCGGCATCGTCACCTCAGCGATCGGATTGCCGGTCTTCCTCTATTTGATCCTGAGAAGCGGAAGAGACATATGGTAG